Proteins encoded in a region of the Methanofollis tationis genome:
- a CDS encoding 50S ribosomal protein L2: MGHRIISQNRGRGGPTYRSPSHKYKAELKHVCKNNEDLIGRIIDIEHDPARHAPIARVEFDGGRKEYVLVTEGMGIGDEVAWGAAASVRNGNTLLLRDVPIGAYVCNIESRPNDGGKFVRASGVQAMIVGKNAGKVAIQMPSGKQKWFNEMCLATIGIVAGGGRGEKPFVKAGNKYHKMKSQAQKWPRSSGLKMNVIDHPFGGGGHQHCGRPKTVARGTSPGRKVGSIAARRTGRTKK; the protein is encoded by the coding sequence ATGGGACATAGAATTATCAGCCAGAATCGTGGGCGGGGCGGCCCGACCTATCGGTCACCATCCCACAAATATAAAGCCGAGCTGAAGCACGTCTGCAAGAATAATGAGGACCTCATCGGCCGTATCATCGATATCGAGCACGACCCGGCGCGCCACGCGCCGATCGCGCGCGTCGAGTTCGACGGCGGCAGGAAAGAGTACGTCCTGGTGACCGAAGGCATGGGCATCGGCGACGAGGTCGCCTGGGGTGCCGCAGCTTCTGTCCGGAACGGCAACACCCTGCTCCTGCGCGACGTCCCGATCGGGGCATACGTCTGCAACATCGAGTCCCGGCCCAACGACGGCGGCAAGTTCGTCCGCGCCAGCGGCGTTCAGGCGATGATAGTCGGCAAAAACGCCGGCAAAGTCGCAATCCAGATGCCCAGCGGCAAGCAGAAGTGGTTCAACGAGATGTGCCTGGCCACGATCGGCATTGTCGCCGGTGGCGGACGCGGCGAGAAGCCGTTTGTCAAGGCCGGCAACAAATACCATAAGATGAAGTCGCAGGCCCAGAAGTGGCCCAGATCGTCGGGTCTGAAGATGAACGTCATCGACCACCCGTTCGGTGGCGGTGGCCACCAGCACTGTGGAAGGCCCAAGACGGTCGCTCGCGGCACGTCGCCGGGTCGTAAGGTCGGGTCTATCGCTGCCCGCAGGACTGGCAGAACAAAGAAGTGA
- a CDS encoding 50S ribosomal protein L23 — MVLRHPYVTEKAMMMLENENKVQVLVQKSASKDEIRREIEKTFDQKVASVRTMMTMKGQKKAVVSFENEKAAEEILSRLGVM; from the coding sequence ATGGTGCTCAGGCATCCGTATGTGACGGAAAAAGCGATGATGATGCTCGAGAACGAGAACAAGGTTCAGGTTCTCGTGCAGAAGTCTGCCTCCAAGGACGAGATCAGGCGCGAGATCGAGAAGACCTTCGACCAGAAGGTGGCATCGGTGCGGACCATGATGACGATGAAGGGCCAGAAAAAGGCCGTCGTCAGCTTTGAAAATGAGAAGGCCGCCGAGGAGATCCTCAGCCGGCTCGGTGTCATGTAA
- the rpl4p gene encoding 50S ribosomal protein L4: protein MKANVRSIDGSVVREMELPSVFDELYRPDLIKKAVLSIQSTRLQPHGAHPFAGIRSSAVGWGSGRGASHVPRLKNGSRAAKVPQAKGGREAHPPVTAKILVKKINKQEKWAALRSAIAATAVSELVAARGHRFEGEVPLVVDESFETLGKTTDVIAALTALGVYADVERAKESKKVRAGRGKMRGRRYKQRKSVLIVTGDEPLRAARNLAGIDAVSIFDLDTEMLAPGTHAGRLTLWTESALKRME, encoded by the coding sequence ATGAAAGCAAATGTCAGATCAATCGACGGATCGGTCGTACGCGAGATGGAACTCCCTTCAGTCTTTGACGAACTCTATCGCCCTGACCTGATCAAGAAGGCCGTCCTCTCCATTCAGAGCACCCGGCTCCAGCCCCACGGCGCGCACCCGTTTGCAGGCATCAGAAGCTCGGCAGTCGGCTGGGGGTCAGGCCGCGGCGCATCGCACGTCCCCCGTCTGAAGAACGGGTCGAGAGCTGCAAAGGTCCCGCAGGCCAAAGGCGGCCGTGAAGCGCACCCGCCAGTCACGGCAAAGATCCTCGTCAAGAAGATCAACAAGCAGGAAAAATGGGCGGCTCTGCGCTCGGCCATCGCCGCAACCGCAGTGTCCGAACTCGTCGCCGCCCGTGGTCACCGCTTCGAGGGCGAAGTGCCCCTCGTCGTCGACGAATCGTTCGAAACCCTCGGGAAGACGACCGACGTGATCGCCGCTCTCACCGCCCTTGGCGTCTATGCAGATGTCGAGCGTGCAAAAGAGAGCAAGAAGGTCAGGGCAGGCCGTGGCAAGATGCGTGGCCGCCGGTACAAGCAGCGCAAGAGCGTTCTGATCGTCACCGGCGACGAACCGCTCCGTGCAGCCCGCAACCTCGCCGGTATCGACGCGGTCAGCATCTTTGACCTCGACACCGAGATGCTTGCGCCGGGCACGCACGCCGGCAGGCTGACGCTCTGGACAGAAAGCGCCCTCAAGAGGATGGAGTGA
- the rpl3p gene encoding 50S ribosomal protein L3 — MANIHRPRRGSLAYSPRKRAKSQVPKYQSWPEHKGEPVLQGIAGYKVGMTHVIMVDDHKSSPSEGREIMVPVTVVEVPKMRVAAVRAYVTDSYGRHPLTEVWAEELDPLLAKRVTLPKEHDREAVLGEIRARLAAGQVSDIVALVYTQPAATTGVPKKVPELMETRIDGTSIEGCFDLATSLLGKEIDPLSLVSEGQYVDVTAITKGKGTQGAVKRWGIQVRKRKHSRGGKKRHIGNLGPWNPHHVRWQVPQMGQLGYQQRTEFNKRILKVGTDGPSIVPEGGFLHYGIVRNSYIMIKGSIPGPTKRLIRIRPAIRQGEHAIRSPAVNYVSLESKQG, encoded by the coding sequence ATGGCGAATATACACAGGCCACGCAGGGGTTCCCTCGCGTACAGCCCGAGAAAACGGGCGAAGAGCCAGGTACCGAAGTACCAGTCCTGGCCGGAGCATAAGGGCGAGCCCGTGCTTCAGGGTATTGCAGGCTATAAGGTAGGGATGACGCACGTCATCATGGTGGACGACCACAAGAGCAGCCCGAGCGAGGGGCGCGAGATCATGGTGCCGGTCACCGTCGTCGAGGTCCCGAAGATGCGGGTCGCCGCTGTGCGCGCCTACGTCACCGACTCGTACGGGCGTCACCCGCTGACCGAGGTCTGGGCCGAAGAACTCGACCCGCTCCTTGCAAAGAGGGTCACCCTCCCGAAAGAGCACGACCGCGAGGCCGTCCTCGGAGAGATCAGGGCGCGCCTCGCCGCAGGCCAGGTCAGCGACATCGTTGCGCTGGTCTACACCCAGCCGGCCGCCACGACCGGTGTCCCCAAGAAGGTACCCGAGCTGATGGAAACCAGGATCGACGGCACTTCAATCGAAGGCTGTTTTGACCTTGCCACCTCGCTCCTCGGCAAAGAGATCGACCCGCTCTCCCTCGTATCCGAGGGCCAGTACGTCGATGTCACGGCCATCACCAAGGGCAAGGGCACCCAGGGCGCCGTCAAGCGCTGGGGTATCCAGGTCAGGAAGAGAAAGCACTCCCGCGGCGGCAAAAAGCGTCACATCGGCAACCTCGGCCCCTGGAACCCGCACCACGTCAGGTGGCAGGTCCCGCAGATGGGTCAGCTGGGCTACCAGCAGAGGACCGAGTTCAACAAGCGGATCCTCAAGGTCGGCACCGACGGCCCTTCCATCGTGCCCGAAGGCGGTTTCCTCCACTACGGCATCGTGCGGAACTCCTATATCATGATCAAGGGTTCCATTCCCGGACCGACAAAGCGGCTCATCCGTATCCGCCCGGCGATCAGACAGGGCGAGCACGCCATCAGGTCGCCCGCCGTGAACTATGTCAGCCTGGAAAGCAAGCAGGGGTGA
- a CDS encoding Tfx family DNA-binding protein, whose product MKQGLLTDRQKEVLRYRKTGLTQQQVADIIGTSKANVCTIEKAAYENIERAKETLEFLYTLDSDHLCTIKAGTDLFDASSMIFEEAEKCGIKVKYNTIELINLIHDSNPGRFRARYVREDVEVYINKEGDLFFG is encoded by the coding sequence ATGAAGCAGGGGCTTCTCACCGACAGACAGAAGGAGGTGCTCAGGTACCGTAAGACCGGGCTGACGCAGCAGCAGGTGGCAGATATTATTGGCACCTCCAAGGCGAATGTCTGCACCATCGAGAAGGCGGCGTATGAAAATATCGAGAGGGCGAAAGAGACGCTCGAATTCCTTTACACTCTGGACTCGGATCACCTCTGCACGATCAAGGCCGGGACCGATCTCTTCGACGCCTCGTCAATGATCTTCGAGGAAGCGGAAAAATGCGGGATCAAGGTAAAGTACAACACCATCGAACTGATCAACCTCATCCACGACTCGAACCCCGGCCGTTTCAGGGCGCGCTATGTCCGCGAGGACGTCGAGGTCTATATCAATAAAGAGGGCGACCTCTTTTTTGGCTGA
- a CDS encoding F420-dependent methylenetetrahydromethanopterin dehydrogenase: MVVKVGIAKLGNIASGVMAELLLDERADREDMQTFMATSGTKLQPEDIDRVVTNMKAWGPDFCIVVSPNGVLPGPTGAREELAKAGIPVVVITDDITTKKEQFDALKASTFGYIIMKADSMIGARREFLDPIEMADYNGNLVKVLALTGAFRKLQFELDKVIDQVKAGKKGADLVLPKVVMTSDKAVEGEFSNPYALAKARAAYEIASAVAGVNVKGCFMTKEWEKYIPIVCSAHEMMRQAAVLCDEAREIEKAGDAVIRKPHKKDGVIVSKTALISKPE, from the coding sequence ATGGTAGTTAAAGTAGGAATTGCCAAACTCGGCAACATTGCGAGCGGCGTCATGGCTGAGCTGCTCCTCGACGAGCGTGCGGACCGCGAAGACATGCAGACCTTTATGGCCACGTCCGGCACGAAACTGCAGCCCGAGGACATCGACCGCGTCGTCACCAACATGAAGGCGTGGGGCCCGGACTTCTGCATTGTCGTCTCTCCGAACGGCGTTCTGCCCGGACCGACCGGCGCGCGTGAGGAACTGGCCAAGGCCGGCATCCCGGTCGTCGTGATCACCGACGACATCACCACGAAGAAGGAGCAGTTCGACGCACTCAAGGCGAGCACCTTCGGCTACATCATCATGAAGGCCGACTCGATGATCGGCGCCCGCCGCGAGTTCCTCGACCCCATCGAGATGGCCGACTACAACGGCAACCTGGTCAAGGTGCTCGCCCTGACCGGCGCATTCCGCAAACTCCAGTTCGAACTTGACAAGGTCATCGACCAGGTCAAGGCAGGCAAGAAGGGTGCGGACCTCGTCCTCCCGAAGGTCGTCATGACCTCCGACAAGGCGGTCGAGGGCGAGTTCTCGAACCCGTACGCCCTTGCAAAGGCACGCGCCGCCTACGAGATCGCCTCGGCGGTCGCCGGCGTCAACGTGAAGGGCTGCTTCATGACGAAGGAGTGGGAGAAGTACATCCCGATCGTCTGCTCGGCCCACGAGATGATGCGCCAGGCCGCAGTGCTCTGCGACGAGGCCCGCGAGATCGAGAAGGCCGGCGACGCCGTCATCCGCAAGCCCCACAAGAAGGATGGGGTCATCGTCTCCAAGACGGCACTCATCTCCAAGCCCGAGTAA
- a CDS encoding HIT family protein produces MFSVDHYADGRIEVRREALTGIAARISPERIQRGISPPYMPAPDESCPFCPGRLEAETPAFADGARIRRGESVTFPNLFPFAAWHTVTVITRAHSVERFTVDQLADALAGLASSLEGQADYASMNWNFLPSAGASIVHPHMQGIADPAPTALQGRYIRASAAYRQERGRRYWDDLVDLESASDCFLFEDVIPWFASPVPVGEREVRGVLPVTTVGEVGPCTRPLARGILRVIECYRSLGTRAFNMAVYFGKKSDEESFSAFCSIIARINPNPASMTDSAFMERLHCEPVVMTLPEEFGRYFRGEAEAGRF; encoded by the coding sequence ATGTTTTCCGTCGACCATTACGCTGACGGCCGGATCGAAGTCAGACGGGAGGCGCTGACCGGCATTGCCGCGCGGATCAGTCCTGAAAGGATACAGCGTGGGATCAGCCCCCCCTACATGCCGGCGCCCGACGAGTCCTGCCCTTTCTGTCCGGGCCGCCTGGAGGCAGAGACCCCCGCCTTCGCGGATGGGGCCAGGATCCGCCGCGGCGAGAGCGTCACATTCCCGAACCTCTTTCCTTTTGCCGCCTGGCACACCGTGACCGTGATCACGCGCGCGCATAGCGTCGAGCGTTTCACGGTGGACCAGCTCGCAGATGCTCTCGCAGGCCTTGCCTCGTCCCTTGAGGGGCAGGCGGACTACGCCTCGATGAACTGGAACTTTCTCCCCTCGGCCGGGGCGAGCATCGTCCACCCCCACATGCAGGGGATCGCCGACCCGGCGCCGACTGCCCTGCAGGGCCGCTACATCCGGGCGTCGGCGGCCTACCGGCAGGAGCGCGGCCGGCGCTACTGGGACGACCTGGTGGACCTGGAGTCCGCCTCCGACTGTTTCCTCTTTGAAGACGTCATCCCGTGGTTCGCAAGCCCGGTGCCGGTCGGCGAGCGCGAGGTCCGCGGTGTCCTGCCCGTTACGACGGTGGGGGAGGTCGGCCCCTGCACGAGGCCCCTTGCCCGCGGCATCCTCAGGGTGATCGAGTGCTATCGTTCCCTGGGCACCCGGGCCTTCAATATGGCCGTCTATTTCGGGAAAAAATCCGATGAAGAATCTTTTTCTGCGTTCTGCTCGATCATCGCCAGGATCAACCCGAACCCGGCCTCGATGACCGACTCAGCCTTCATGGAGCGCCTCCACTGCGAACCGGTGGTGATGACCCTCCCCGAGGAGTTCGGGCGGTATTTCCGGGGCGAGGCAGAGGCCGGGCGGTTCTGA
- a CDS encoding 5,10-methylenetetrahydromethanopterin reductase, translating into MSYGIEFVPGNINVKQVVKYVKLAESKDIDYAWITNHYNNRHCYPTLAMIAANTDSIKMGPGIMNTFTDTPAAIASFMCTLNEISDGRAVLGIGPGDLSTLPKLAIQGTKPVARLKEGVIQFRRLCAGEEVKKTGEMEFFDYDGAKLTGVTLPGKKGIPVYIGAQGPKMLELAGEIGDGSLINASNPKDFEIAIPMIKKAEEAAGKKGHDVGAYTAMSIDQSEKKARNAAKIVAAFIAAGSPPALLQRHGLDEGNVAKIKDALGRFDFKAVGGLVGDAEIDAFTIAGTPDMVRQKCEDLKAAGVTQIIFGSPLGPDMTNSIRLLGKYVV; encoded by the coding sequence TTGAGTTATGGAATTGAATTTGTGCCAGGCAACATTAATGTAAAGCAGGTTGTAAAATACGTCAAACTCGCGGAGTCCAAGGACATCGACTACGCGTGGATCACCAACCACTACAACAACCGTCACTGCTACCCGACCCTCGCCATGATCGCAGCGAACACCGACTCGATCAAGATGGGCCCGGGCATCATGAACACGTTCACCGACACCCCGGCGGCCATCGCTTCCTTCATGTGCACGCTGAACGAGATCTCCGACGGACGCGCCGTGCTCGGCATCGGCCCCGGCGACCTTTCTACCCTGCCGAAGCTCGCGATCCAGGGCACGAAGCCCGTCGCCCGCCTGAAGGAAGGCGTCATCCAGTTCCGCCGCCTTTGCGCTGGTGAAGAGGTCAAGAAGACCGGCGAGATGGAGTTCTTTGACTACGACGGTGCGAAGCTCACCGGCGTCACCCTGCCCGGTAAGAAGGGCATCCCCGTCTACATTGGTGCTCAGGGCCCCAAGATGCTCGAGCTCGCCGGTGAGATCGGCGATGGCTCCCTGATCAACGCCTCGAACCCGAAGGACTTCGAGATCGCCATTCCCATGATCAAGAAGGCTGAGGAAGCTGCAGGCAAGAAGGGACACGATGTCGGTGCCTACACCGCCATGTCCATCGACCAGAGCGAGAAGAAGGCCCGCAACGCTGCAAAGATCGTCGCCGCCTTCATCGCCGCCGGCTCCCCGCCCGCGCTGCTCCAGCGCCACGGCCTTGACGAGGGCAACGTCGCCAAGATCAAGGACGCTCTCGGACGCTTCGACTTCAAGGCCGTCGGCGGCCTCGTCGGCGACGCCGAGATCGACGCCTTCACCATCGCCGGAACCCCGGACATGGTCAGGCAGAAGTGCGAGGACCTCAAGGCAGCCGGTGTCACCCAGATCATCTTCGGCTCCCCGCTGGGCCCGGACATGACCAACTCGATCCGCCTGCTCGGCAAATACGTCGTCTGA
- a CDS encoding tubulin/FtsZ family protein — translation MRVLAIGLGGAGSRIVDRLYDHDRRSTILCMNALAIDLDANTLIQLEHLPEESKLFFPPIDPSHPYDVKTTIDIEEVMTRIQKVDTVQIDAILICAGLGGTLIETMDMIVPQLRETFIEPIFAVVTLPCRGEGKKQSAKAADDIENVDALVDATIVFDNETWYQKILAGEEAGTLTRGQRRREKDLTYSRNPRQVNSLLNEQIARRIGLLLRAGEFSESGLEVGELVLDAGEVLNTLTGMGTVAVGYAVDRLPSGTFDFLKRWSSARNYMEGSQTRAARIVSLAKRAVYEEISVPCDMTSAQKALVLIAGPSQELSVKGFVTVRKWIDRSIAGLEVRSGDYPVKSTHFVGIVIVLSGVQNVPRIEELKILREQYLLEIEEENYRAASGGEGGEDTGMHTAPDPLGPPQERVEEMPGERDEMIRIATDEKKPVKKTRDEGGEVLRLHLSSDNLKTKAEEGDAVVLPTGKKQAPRDITRMTNVAIPQAPKDLALGSGGSRTAAIRPKEVDYSGVRVETLPAAKDDALSGESVRLKPPVKKAKDDLFEGRSVSLAAGVALPDDDLLKASAKIAPKQKPKEVEPGKRTSTREEKARKKEGEEDAGGIDWIT, via the coding sequence ATGCGGGTTCTGGCAATCGGACTGGGTGGTGCTGGCAGCAGGATAGTGGACCGTCTCTATGACCATGACCGGCGGAGCACGATCCTCTGTATGAACGCCCTTGCGATCGACCTCGACGCAAACACCCTCATACAGCTCGAACATCTCCCCGAAGAATCCAAACTCTTTTTCCCGCCGATCGACCCATCGCATCCCTATGACGTGAAGACCACCATCGATATCGAGGAGGTGATGACCAGGATCCAGAAGGTCGACACCGTGCAGATCGATGCAATCCTGATCTGCGCCGGCCTTGGCGGCACCCTCATCGAGACGATGGACATGATCGTTCCCCAGCTGCGCGAGACGTTCATCGAACCGATCTTTGCCGTTGTCACCCTCCCCTGCCGCGGCGAGGGGAAAAAGCAGTCTGCAAAGGCTGCAGACGATATCGAAAATGTCGACGCCCTCGTCGATGCCACGATCGTCTTCGACAACGAGACCTGGTACCAGAAGATCCTGGCCGGGGAGGAGGCCGGGACGCTGACCAGGGGACAACGGCGGCGGGAGAAGGATCTGACCTATTCCCGGAACCCGCGGCAGGTGAACTCGCTTTTGAACGAACAGATCGCCCGGCGCATCGGTCTCCTCCTCCGCGCGGGAGAGTTCAGCGAGAGCGGCCTTGAGGTGGGCGAACTGGTCCTGGACGCCGGTGAGGTGCTCAACACGCTCACCGGTATGGGGACGGTTGCGGTCGGGTATGCGGTGGACCGCCTCCCCTCAGGCACCTTCGATTTCCTGAAACGATGGAGTTCTGCCAGGAATTATATGGAGGGCTCCCAGACGAGGGCGGCACGGATCGTTTCGCTTGCAAAAAGGGCCGTGTACGAGGAAATATCGGTCCCGTGCGATATGACCAGCGCCCAGAAAGCGCTGGTGCTCATCGCCGGGCCGAGCCAGGAACTCTCGGTGAAGGGCTTTGTGACGGTGCGGAAGTGGATCGACCGGAGCATTGCCGGGCTCGAGGTGAGGTCGGGAGATTATCCGGTGAAGAGCACCCATTTCGTCGGGATCGTCATCGTGCTCTCGGGTGTGCAGAACGTGCCGCGGATCGAGGAGTTGAAGATCCTGCGGGAGCAGTATCTGCTTGAGATCGAGGAGGAGAACTATCGGGCCGCCTCGGGAGGAGAGGGGGGCGAGGATACCGGCATGCATACCGCCCCCGACCCCCTTGGACCACCACAGGAGCGCGTTGAAGAGATGCCCGGCGAACGTGACGAGATGATCAGGATCGCGACCGACGAGAAAAAACCGGTGAAAAAAACCCGGGATGAGGGGGGCGAGGTCCTCCGCCTGCACCTCTCCAGCGACAACCTGAAGACAAAGGCTGAGGAGGGCGACGCCGTCGTCCTTCCGACCGGGAAGAAGCAGGCGCCCCGCGATATCACCAGGATGACGAACGTGGCGATCCCGCAGGCACCGAAAGACTTGGCCCTGGGTTCAGGGGGATCCCGGACCGCAGCGATACGGCCAAAAGAGGTCGATTACTCAGGCGTGCGGGTCGAGACCCTGCCGGCGGCAAAGGACGATGCGCTCTCCGGCGAGAGCGTCCGCCTGAAACCCCCCGTAAAAAAAGCGAAAGACGACCTCTTCGAGGGGCGTTCGGTCTCTCTCGCGGCCGGGGTGGCGCTGCCCGACGACGACCTCCTGAAGGCGAGCGCGAAGATCGCCCCGAAACAGAAGCCAAAAGAAGTGGAGCCGGGAAAAAGGACGAGCACCCGGGAAGAGAAGGCCCGCAAAAAAGAGGGCGAAGAGGATGCCGGCGGGATCGACTGGATTACCTAG